A single genomic interval of Planktothrix sp. FACHB-1365 harbors:
- a CDS encoding OST-HTH/LOTUS domain-containing protein has protein sequence MDNRLQQLIKQLENLVVKETEDSDSPWIKGSRLEQLFNQKNGSTIENVLQTHGYYDLKTLLRKSHIFAIYESPIPKEFYIALLRKTVSGSQKSSIGNQPMFYTVKRPWKVEQSMIKELQDDGYLPTPNPIHKLYLTQTNLPYTPKYPAKIISQDDLKCTLVEIVKTLSGKKIENYVTIDELNNPFYKNYGQNLRDVRRKIFPDLNLVDLLQTIPEIKLEKIQDTWRITLNIS, from the coding sequence ATGGACAACCGGCTACAACAACTGATCAAACAATTAGAAAACTTGGTAGTAAAAGAAACTGAAGATTCAGACTCTCCTTGGATAAAAGGATCTCGGTTAGAACAGTTATTTAATCAAAAAAATGGATCTACTATTGAAAATGTGTTGCAGACTCATGGCTATTACGACCTAAAAACATTGCTGAGGAAAAGCCATATTTTTGCTATTTATGAGAGTCCAATTCCTAAAGAATTCTACATTGCTTTACTCCGAAAAACGGTTTCTGGCTCCCAAAAATCTTCAATTGGTAATCAACCCATGTTTTATACAGTAAAACGTCCTTGGAAAGTGGAGCAAAGTATGATTAAAGAGTTGCAGGATGACGGATATTTACCAACTCCTAATCCGATTCACAAACTTTATCTGACTCAAACAAATTTGCCTTATACTCCAAAGTACCCTGCCAAAATCATATCACAGGATGATTTAAAATGTACTTTAGTAGAAATAGTTAAAACTTTGTCTGGGAAAAAAATAGAAAATTATGTAACAATTGATGAATTAAATAATCCATTTTATAAGAATTATGGTCAGAATCTAAGAGATGTACGGCGTAAAATTTTTCCTGACCTTAACTTAGTAGATTTG